One Thermoanaerobacter pseudethanolicus ATCC 33223 genomic window, TACAGTTAGCTAAAGAAAGCAAAATTGATGAATTTAAAAGATGTGTGCAAGTATTTAACCGTTGGTTTGAAGAAATAACAAATGCCTTTGATATACCATATACTAATTCTGTAACAGAAGGTTACAATAATAAAATTAAGGTGCTAAAAAGGCTTGCATATGGCTATAGAAATTTTCATCGATTTAGAAAGAGAATATTATATTGTAATGCTTAATGTTCTAACTTAATACTATTTTTAGTGATAAAGGATATTCAAGGATATTATAGAGCTTTGATGAAAAGGCATAGATAAATATCCACCCATACTTCTAGCTATATCTCTTATCACAACTAACAATTTACAAATATTACCATATTATGTGATAAGATTTATAGGTGGGCATTCAGAAAAAATACCCACCCCAACTATTGACAAAGAGCCAAAATTTGAAAACCAAGGAAAGTATGAAAAATTAAAATAAAGGGCGGGCATTCAAAAAATACCCACCCTAACTTTTAACAAAAGAAACATGCACTTTATCCCTTCATCACCATTTCCTTTATCTTCATAAGTCTTGTGCGGCTTGAACGTTCGTTTTCGTCCAACTTCATTGTGATGTACTTTATAGTATTTTCAAGCTGCGGTATTAAGACATATTCTAGGGCGTTTACCCTGCGGCGAGTTTTTTCAATCTCATCGGCCATGAGTTGACAAGCCTTTTCAAGCTCAGCCAATTTTAGCATCTTTGGAAGCATGGTCGCCAAAGTACGTATGGCTGCGTCCATTTCCGCTGACGTGTTCGCAAAACCGTAAGGGTAGAGATTTTTACTCTCCTCCTGTAATATCTCTAACTTTGGTACGTTGACGCTCATGATGTTCTCCTTTTTGACGTTTATACTGACCTTAGCAGAGGGAATCATGAGACTCTCTTCAACAACGTTGGCGGACATTTGGCTTCTTGCCATGGTGAAACTTTTAAAAGCACCGATGAGTTCAGCCTCAACCTCCTCCCGCAGAGCTCTATTCTGTTTTACCATGTCCAAAAATTTCTTCACAAGCTCATCCTGCTTGTCTTTCAAAAGCTTGTGGCCACGCTTTGCGGTCACAAGCCTTTTTTTCAAGCTGGTAAGTTCCATTCGGGTAGGATTTACATGTATCATTGTCATTATTCTCCTTTTTCAGGAAGATATTTGTCAATATATTCATCTCTTACTCTTTTAAGCTCGGCTCTCGGCAATATCGTCAATAGATCCCACCCTATCGCCAGAGTCTCCTCAATACTCCTATCCTCGTCTTCTCTCTGGGCCACGTACCTGGCCTCAAACTCATCGGCGAATTTTGCATAAAGCTTATCGGTATCGGAAAGAGCGGCCTCACCCAGGATTACCGCCAGCTCCTTCGCCTGCTTCCCACGTGCATAGGAGGCAAATAGCTGGTTCATAAGGTCAGCATGGTCTTCCCGAGTCTTGCCTTGGCCAATACCTTTATCCTTAAGTCTTGACAGAGACGGAAGCACATCTATCGGCGGATAGATACCCTTCCTGTAGAGATCGCGACTTAAGATTATCTGACCTTCAGTAATATACCCGGTGAGGTCGGGTATCGGGTGGGTCTTGTCGTCTTCAGGCATGGTCAAAATGGGTATCTGAGTAATAGACCCTTTTCTCCCCTTTATTCGGCCTGCCCTCTCGTATATCGTTGCAAGGTCGGTATATAGGTAACCGGGATAGCCTCTTCGACCAGGAACTTCTTTCCTTGCAGCCGACACTTCTCGCAAAGCCTCGCAGTAATTGGTCATATCAGTCATGATAACAAGCACGTGCATCTCTTTTTCGTATGCCAAGAATTCCGCGCAAGTCAACGCCATACGAGGAGTAGCTATACGCTCAATAGCCGGGTCGTTAGCCAAGTTGATAAATAATACACTTCGGTCTATCGCACCGGTACGCCTGAAATCCGATATAAAGTAGTCAGCTTCCTCAAAAGTTATGCCCATCGCTGCAAATACTACAGCGAACTTACTGTCACTACCAAGTACCTTAGCCTGTCTTGCTATCTGCGCTGCTAGCTGGGCATGAGGCAGACCTGAACCCGAAAAGATCGGAAGTTTCTGTCCTCTTACCAAAGTATTCAGCCCATCGATGGCAGATATCCCTGTCTGGATGAACTCAGAAGGATAATCTCGGGCCGTCGGATTAATAGGATTACCGTTAATATCCAGCCGCTTTTCTGGTATGATCATTGGTCCTTTGTCCCTTGGACGACCCAAACCATCGAAAACCCTGCCCAACATATCGATAGAAACCCCGAGCTCGATGCTTTTTCCGACAAACCTTACTTTACAGTCGTTTATATTAAGCCCCGTAGAACCTTCAAACAGCTGAACAAGTGCTTTATCCCCGTTGACCTCAAGCACCTGTCCCCTACGAATTTCTCCCGTTCCAGTCTCAATTTCCACCAGCTCATTGTATTTGACACCTTCCACTTTTTCAACCAGCATTAACGGGCCGACAATTTCTCTAACGGTTTTATATTCTCTAAGCATCGGCTGCACCTCCCTCGATGAGGCCTTGCATAGCCTTTTTTATCTCCTTCTCTATTTCGTCGAAAACAGTCAACTTCGACTCTTCAACATATTTAGCACGGGCAATTTTCTCGCGTACTGGGTGCTTCTCTATTTCCGAAAACGGGACACCTTTTTCAAGAGCTTTCTGCGCTTCTTGGTAGAATATCATTATAAGCTTAAGCATTCTGTACTGCTTTTCCATTGACGAGTATGTGTCCACCTCGTGAAAAGCGTTCTGGTGTAAGAAATCTTCCCTGATGGATCTGGCAACTTCTAGCACTAGGCGATCTCTGGTGGAAAGAGCGTCGATACCCACTAATCTTACGATTTCCTGGAGGCTTGCCTCTTCCTGTAGTAGCCTCATAGCCTCACTGCGCAGC contains:
- a CDS encoding V-type ATP synthase subunit D; this encodes MTMIHVNPTRMELTSLKKRLVTAKRGHKLLKDKQDELVKKFLDMVKQNRALREEVEAELIGAFKSFTMARSQMSANVVEESLMIPSAKVSINVKKENIMSVNVPKLEILQEESKNLYPYGFANTSAEMDAAIRTLATMLPKMLKLAELEKACQLMADEIEKTRRRVNALEYVLIPQLENTIKYITMKLDENERSSRTRLMKIKEMVMKG
- a CDS encoding V-type ATP synthase subunit B, producing MLREYKTVREIVGPLMLVEKVEGVKYNELVEIETGTGEIRRGQVLEVNGDKALVQLFEGSTGLNINDCKVRFVGKSIELGVSIDMLGRVFDGLGRPRDKGPMIIPEKRLDINGNPINPTARDYPSEFIQTGISAIDGLNTLVRGQKLPIFSGSGLPHAQLAAQIARQAKVLGSDSKFAVVFAAMGITFEEADYFISDFRRTGAIDRSVLFINLANDPAIERIATPRMALTCAEFLAYEKEMHVLVIMTDMTNYCEALREVSAARKEVPGRRGYPGYLYTDLATIYERAGRIKGRKGSITQIPILTMPEDDKTHPIPDLTGYITEGQIILSRDLYRKGIYPPIDVLPSLSRLKDKGIGQGKTREDHADLMNQLFASYARGKQAKELAVILGEAALSDTDKLYAKFADEFEARYVAQREDEDRSIEETLAIGWDLLTILPRAELKRVRDEYIDKYLPEKGE